In the Alphaproteobacteria bacterium genome, TCCCCGAGCCGCGGCGCGCCGCGCTGCGGCGCCTGCGCCATGACGGAGCGCTCATCGACGAGGCGCTGGTGCTCTGGTTTCCCGGCCCCGCTACCGAAACGGCTGAGGACATGGTCGAGCTGCACCTGCACGGCGGCCGGGCGGTGGTGGCGGCCGTGCTCGCGGCGTTGGGCACGCTGCCGGGCTTCCGGCCCGCAGAGGCGGGCGAGTTCACGCGCCGCGCGTTTGCCAACGGGCGGCTCGATCTGACCGCCGTCGAGGGGCTGGCCGACCTCGTGTTCGCCGAGACCGAGGCGCAGCGCGCGCAGGCGATGCGCCAGTTTTCCGGCGCGCTCGGCGGCCGTGCCGACGCCTGGCGCAGCCGGCTGATCGAGGCACTGGCGCTGATCGAGGCGCGCATCGATTTTTCCGACCAGGACGTGCCGGACGACCTGGTTTCGCCGGCGCTTTATGTTGCGCGGGAACTGGTTGAAGAGATTGGGAAAACGCTAGTGGACGAACATCGCGGCGAGCGGCTGCGCGAGGGGCTCACGGTGGCGATCGCGGGGCCGCCGAACGCCGGGAAGTCGAGCCTGCTCAATCGCCTCGCGCGGCGCGAGGCCGCGATCGTGTCGCCCTACGCCGGGACGACCCGCGATGTGATCGAGGTGCATCTGGATTTGGGCGGCTATCCGGTGACGCTGCTCGACACCGCCGGG is a window encoding:
- the mnmE gene encoding tRNA uridine-5-carboxymethylaminomethyl(34) synthesis GTPase MnmE, translated to MSRTDTIFALSSGRPPAAIAVVRVSGPRAADAITALGGRLPEPRRAALRRLRHDGALIDEALVLWFPGPATETAEDMVELHLHGGRAVVAAVLAALGTLPGFRPAEAGEFTRRAFANGRLDLTAVEGLADLVFAETEAQRAQAMRQFSGALGGRADAWRSRLIEALALIEARIDFSDQDVPDDLVSPALYVARELVEEIGKTLVDEHRGERLREGLTVAIAGPPNAGKSSLLNRLARREAAIVSPYAGTTRDVIEVHLDLGGYPVTLLDTAGVRESDDPVEQEGVRRAKARAEAADLVLWVMEAGSPEGAVGWAQRGVPTTVPRNNEMKSKWIIHNKADLSPDRAQLKDQDHKYSISALTGQGLENLVSDLAAFAREAFSGGEPALVTRERHRVALRETVDALSRALAIGVSGGEELIAEELRLATRALGRLTGRVDVEDVLDVIFRDFCIGK